From Oreochromis aureus strain Israel breed Guangdong linkage group 4, ZZ_aureus, whole genome shotgun sequence, a single genomic window includes:
- the LOC116326863 gene encoding myosin-9-like isoform X1 has protein sequence MSDADKFLYVDRNVVNNPLAQADWASKKLVWVPSERLGFEAGSIKEEHGDECVVELADSGKKIRVNKDDIQKMNPPKFSKVEDMAELTCLNEASVLHNLKERYYSGLIYTYSGLFCVVINPYKNLPIYSEEIVDMYKGKKRHEMPPHIYAITDTAYRSMMQDREDQSILCTGESGAGKTENTKKVIQYLAHIASSHKTKKDQNNLVLSHGELEKQLLQANPILEAFGNAKTVKNDNSSRFGKFIRINFDVNGYIVGANIETYLLEKSRAIRQAKEERTFHIFYYLLTGAGDKLRSDLLLENYNNYRFLSNGNVTIPGQQDKDLFTETMDAFRIMGIPEDEQIGLLKVVASVLQLGNMSFKKERHTDQASMPDNTAAQKVSHLMGMNVTDFTRAILSPRIKVGRDYVQKAQTQEQAEFAVEALAKATYERMFRWLVMRINKALDKTKRQGASFIGILDIAGFEIFELNSFEQLCINYTNEKLQQLFNHTMFILEQEEYQREGIEWSFIDFGLDLQPCIELIEKPASPPGILALLDEECWFPKATDKSFVEKVLQEQGTHPKFFKPKKLKDEADFCIIHYAGKVDYKADEWLLKNMDPLNDNVATLLNQSTDKFVSELWKDVDSIVGLDKVTGMSEMHGAFKTRKGMFRTVGQLYKEQLSKLMATLRNTNPNFVRCIIPNHEKKAGKLDPHLVLDQLRCNGVLEGIRICRQGFPNRIVFQEFRQRYEILTPNAIPKGFMDGKQACVLMIKSLELDPNLYRIGQSKVFFRAGVLAHLEEERDMKITDIIISFQAWCRGYVARKAFAKRQQQLTAMRVIQRNCAAYLKLRNWQWWRLFTKVKPLLQVSRQEEEMQAKDEELNKVKEKHFHAEQQLREMEDKHQQLNAEKMALQEQLQAETELCAEAEEMRARLAAKKQELEEILHDLEARVEEEEERASQLSTEKKKMQQNISDLEQQLDEEEAARQKLQLEKVTMEAKMKKIEEDVMVLDDHNNKLMKEKKLLEERISEFTTNLAEEEEKSKSLQKLKTKHEAMITDLEDRLRREEKQRQELEKNRRKMESDFTETSDQISELQAQIAELRAQLAKKEEELQAALARIEEEAAQKNLAQKKIRELEAQLSELQEDLELEKQARAKAEKHRRDLGEELEALKTELEDTLDSTAAQQELRSKRETEVAQLKKTLEDEGKVHEQQLADLRQKHSQAFDELNEQLEQAKRNKASVEKAKQALESERNELSIELQTLMQGKGESEHRRKKAEAQVQELQLKHSESERQRLELAEKFSKVQAELENVNSVLSEVEGKSIKAAKDCSAVESQLQDVQELLQEETRQKLSLNTRLRQLEDDQNNLKEQLEEEEEAKRNVERQLQTVQAQLADLKKKAEQDAGSLESAEEGKKKFQRDLEAVNQRLEEKCAAYEKLDKTKTRLQQELDDLQVDQDHLRQIVSNLEKKQKKFDQMLAEEKNISARYAEERDRAEAEAREKETRTLALTRELEALTELKEELDRNNKLLRAEMEDLVSSKDDVGKNVHELEKAKRAMEQQLEEMKTQLEELEDELQATEDAKLRLEVNMQAMKAQYERDLAGRDEMGEEKKRALVKQVREMEMELEDERKQRSAAVAGRKKLELDLKELEAAIDMANKNRDEALKQLKKLQAQMKDVIRELEDTRLSRDEILTQSKETEKKLKGMEADMLQMQEELAAAERVKRQAQQERDELQDEINNQAAKNAQVAEERRRLEARIAQLEEELEEEQCNTELVNDRLKKAMLQTDQMNVELTAERSTSQRVEGARAQLDRQNKELKLKLQELEGTVKSKYKANMAALEAKIAQLEEQLDIETRERQTATKLVRRSEKKLKEVILQVDDERRNTEQYKDQVDKLNSRMKQLKRQLEEAEEEAQRANASRRKLQRELEDATESADAMNREVNSLKSKLRRGDLPFTTRRTIPRSSGGGGDSEEESEVKSETPEPKPE, from the exons ATGTCGGATGCAGACAAGTTTCTGTATGTGGACCGTAATGTGGTCAACAACCCACTGGCACAAGCTGACTGGGCTTCCAAGAAGCTGGTATGGGTGCCCTCGGAGCGCCTGGGGTTCGAGGCCGGCTCCATCAAGGAGGAGCACGGCGACGAGTGCGTTGTGGAGCTGGCAGACTCTGGAAAGAAGATCCGAGTGAACAAGGATGACATCCAGAAGATGAACCCCCCGAAGTTCAGCAAGGTCGAGGACATGGCTGAGCTCACGTGTCTGAATGAGGCATCCGTGCTGCATAACCTGAAAGAGAGATATTACTCTGGTCTTATATAT ACATACTCTGGCCTCTTCTGTGTCGTCATAAACCCCTACAAGAACCTGCCCATCTACTCAGAGGAGATCGTTGACATGTACAAGGGCAAAAAGAGGCACGAAATGCCACCCCACATCTACGCCATCACTGACACGGCTTACAGAAGCATGATGCAGG aTCGTGAAGACCAGTCCATCCTTTGCAC AGGCGAGTCTGGTGCTGGTAAGACAGAGAACACGAAGAAGGTCATCCAGTATCTCGCTCACATCGCCTCCTCTCACAAGACCAAAAAAGATCAG AACAACTTGGTCCTGTCACAT GGGGAGCTGGAGAAGCAGCTGCTGCAGGCTAACCCCATTCTAGAAGCCTTTGGAAATGCCAAGACTGTCAAAAATGACAATTCCTCCAGATTC GGAAAATTCATCAGAATCAATTTCGACGTCAATGGTTACATCGTTGGTGCCAATATTGAAACTT ACTTGTTGGAGAAATCCCGTGCCATTCGCCAGGCCAAAGAAGAGAGGACCTTTCACATCTTCTACTACTTGCTCACAGGGGCTGGAGACAAATTGCGCA GTGATCTCCTCCTGGAAAATTACAACAACTACCGTTTTCTTTCCAATGGGAACGTCACAATTCCGGGCCAGCAGGACAAGGATCTGTTCACAGAGACCATGGACGCCTTCAGGATCATGGGTATTCCAGAGGATGAGCAAATTG GACTGTTGAAGGTGGTGGCATCTGTTCTGCAGCTTGGAAACATGAGCTTTAAGAAGGAGCGCCACACAGACCAAGCCTCTATGCCTGATAACACAG CTGCCCAGAAGGTATCCCAcctcatgggcatgaatgtcacaGACTTCACCAGGGCCATCCTGTCACCCAGAATCAAGGTGGGTCGAGACTATGTCCAGAAGGCTCAGACTCAGGAACAAGCAGAGTTTGCTGTGGAAGCCCTCGCCAAGGCCACGTATGAGAGGATGTTCCGCTGGCTCGTCATGAGGATCAACAAAGCACTTGACAAGACCAAGAGACAGGGAGCCTCTTTCATTGGCATCTTGGATATTGCTGGCTTTGAGATCTTCGAG CTGAACTCATTTGAGCAGCTGTGCATCAACTACACCAACGAGAAGCTGCAGCAGCTCTTCAACCACACCATGTTCATCCTGGAGCAAGAGGAGTACCAGAGGGAGGGCATCGAGTGGAGTTTCATTGACTTCGGCCTCGACCTGCAGCCCTGCATCGAACTCATTGAGAAGCCA GCCAGCCCCCCGGGTATCCTGGCTTTGCTGGATGAGGAGTGCTGGTTCCCTAAGGCCACAGACAAGAGCTTTGTGGAGAAGGTGCTCCAGGAGCAGGGAACACATCCCAAATTCTTCAAGCCCAAGAAACTGAAGGATGAAGCAGATTTCTGCATTATCCATTATGCTGGCAAG GTGGACTACAAGGCAGAcgaatggctgctgaagaacatgGATCCCTTGAATGACAATGTGGCTACACTGCTCAACCAGTCCACAGACAAGTTTGTGTCTGAGCTCTGGAAGGATG TGGACAGCATTGTGGGTCTAGATAAGGTGACTGGCATGTCTGAGATGCACGGCGCTTTCAAGACTCGTAAAGGGATGTTCCGCACGGTGGGCCAGCTGTACAAGGAGCAGCTGTCCAAACTGATGGCCACACTGAGGAACACAAACCCCAACTTTGTTCGCTGCATCATCCCTAACCACGAGAAGAAG GCTGGTAAACTGGACCCCCACCTGGTTCTGGATCAGCTGAGGTGCAATGGTGTGCTTGAGGGGATCCGTATCTGCAGACAGGGCTTCCCCAACCGCATCGTCTTCCAGGAGTTCAGACAGAG GTATGAAATCCTCACCCCCAATGCTATTCCCAAGGGCTTCATGGATGGAAAGCAGGCCTGTGTGCTCATG ATCAAAAGTCTGGAGCTGGATCCCAACCTCTACCGCATTGGCCAGAGCAAAGTTTTCTTCAGAGCAGGAGTCCTGGCTCACCTGGAGGAGGAAAGGGACATGAAGATCACGGACATCATAATCAGTTTCCAGGCCTGGTGCAGAGGCTATGTGGCCCGCAA GGCTTTTGccaagaggcagcagcagctgactgCAATGAGGGTGATCCAGAGGAACTGCGCTGCTTATCTTAAACTCAGGAACTGGCAGTGGTGGAGGCTCTTCACCAAG GTGAAGCCTCTGCTCCAAGTCAGCAGGCAGGAAGAGGAGATGCAGGCCAAGGATGAAGAGCTGAATAAGGTGAAAGAGAAGCATTTTCATGCTGAGCAGCAGCTCCGGGAAATGGAGGACAAACACCAGCAG CTGAATGCTGAGAAGATGGCCCTGCAGGAGCAGCTTCAGGCAGAAACAGAACTCTGTGCCGAAGCTGAGGAAATGAGAGCCCGTCTCGCTGCCAAGAAGCAGGAGCTGGAAGAGATCCTCCACGACCTGGAGGCCcgagtggaggaggaggaggagcgtgCCTCTCAGCTGTCAAcggagaagaaaaagatgcagcaaaatatttct GACTTGGAGCAGCAGCTGGATGAGGAGGAAGCAGCCAGACAGAAGCTCCAGCTAGAGAAGGTCACCATGGAAGCAAAGATGAAGAAGATAGAAGAGGATGTTATGGTGTTAGATGATCACAACAACAAACTAATGAAG GAGAAGAAGCTTCTGGAGGAGAGGATCTCTGAGTTCACCACCAACctggcagaggaggaggagaaatcCAAGAGCTTGCAGAAACTCAAGACCAAACATGAGGCTATGATCACAGACTTGGAGG ACCGTCTGCGCAGGGAGGAGAAGCAGCGTCAGGAGCTGGAGAAGAACCGACGCAAGATGGAGAGTGACTTTACTGAGACAAGTGATCAGATTTCTGAGCTGCAGGCCCAGATTGCTGAGCTCCGTGCCCAGTTGGCTAAGAAGGAAGAAGAGCTCCAAGCAGCTCTGGCCAG GATTGAGGAAGAGGCTGCACAGAAGAACCTGGCCCAGAAAAAGATCCGTGAGTTGGAAGCTCAGCTCTCCGAGCTCCAAGAGGACTTGGAGCTGGAGAAGCAGGCCCGTGCCAAGGCAGAGAAACACCGCAGGGATCTGGGAGaagagctggaggccctcaAGACTGAGCTAGAGGATACTCTGGACTCAACTGCCGCTCAGCAAGAGCTCAG GAGCAAACGTGAGACCGAGGTGGCCCAGCTTAAAAAGACTCTTGAAGACGAAGGCAAAGTTCACGAACAGCAGCTTGCTGACCTGAGACAGaaacacagtcaggcctttgaCGAGCTCAATGAGCAGCTGGAGCAGGCTAAGAGG AACAAAGCATCTGTGGAGAAGGCCAAACAGGCCCTGGAGTCTGAGAGGAATGAGCTGTCCATCGAGCTGCAGACTCTGATGCAGGGTAAAGGAGAGTCAGAACATCGCAGGAAGAAGGCCGAAGCCCAGGTCCAGGAGCTGCAGCTCAAACACTCAGAGAGCGAGCGCCAGAGGCTGGAGCTGGCTGAGAAATTCTCAAAAGTGCAG GCTGAACTGGAGAATGTTAACAGCGTGCTGAGTGAGGTGGAGGGCAAGTCCATTAAGGCAGCCAAAGACTGCTCTGCTGTAGAATCCCAGCTGCAGGACGTTCAG GAATTACTGCAGGAAGAGACGCGCCAGAAATTATCGCTCAACACACGGCTGCGCCAGCTCGAGGATGACCAGAACAACCTGAAAgaacagctggaggaggaggaagaagccaAGAGGAACGTAGAGAGGCAGCTCCAAACGGTGCAGGCTCAG CTTGCTGATTTGAAGAAGAAGGCGGAGCAGGATGCTGGCTCTCTGGAAAGTGCTGAGGAGGGAAAGAAGAAGTTTCAGCGGGACCTGGAGGCAGTGAACCAGCGCCTGGAGGAGAAATGCGCCGCTTACGAGAAGTTGGATAAAACAAAGACGCGTCTCCAGCAAGAGTTGGATGACCTGCAGGTAGACCAGGACCACCTCCGGCAGATCGTGTCCAACCTcgagaagaagcagaagaagtttGACCAG ATGCTGGCAGAGGAGAAGAATATCTCTGCTCGCTATGCAGAGGAGCGTGacagagctgaagctgaagccaGAGAAAAGGAGACCCGGACACTGGCTTTAACCCGGGAGCTGGAAGCTCTGACAGAGTTGAAAGAAGAGCTGGACCGCAACAACAAGCTGCTGCGGGCTGAAATGGAGGACCTCGTATCCTCCAAGGATGATGTTGGCAAGAAC GTCCACGAGTTGGAGAAGGCCAAACGTGCAATGgagcagcagctggaggagaTGAAGACTcagctggaggagctggaggatGAGCTGCAGGCCACAGAGGACGCCAAGCTGCGCCTGGAGGTCAACATGCAGGCCATGAAAGCCCAGTATGAGAGAGACCTGGCAGGACGCGATGAGAtgggagaggagaagaagagggcACTGGTTAAACAG GTGAGGGAGATGGAGATGGAGCTGGAGGATGAAAGGAAGCAGCGTTCTGCTGCCGTGGCTGGACGCAAGAAGCTGGAGCTGGACCTGAAGGAGCTTGAGGCAGCCATCGACATGGCGAACAAGAACCGCGACGAGGCCCTGAAACAGTTGAAGAAACTTCAG GCCCAGATGAAAGATGTCATCCGGGAGCTGGAGGACACTCGCTTGTCCAGAGATGAGATCCTCACCCAGAGCAAGGAGACTGAGAAGAAGCTAAAGGGCATGGAGGCCGACATGCTCCAGATGCAGGAG GAGCTGGCGGCTGCAGAGCGAGTAAAGAGGCAAGCCCAGCAGGAGAGAGACGAGCTGCAGGATGAGATCAATAACCAGGCCGCCAAGAA CGCTCAGGTTGCAGAGGAGAGGAGGCGACTGGAGGCTCGTATTGCTCAGCtggaggaagagctggaggaggagcagTGCAACACTGAGTTGGTCAACGACAGGCTGAAGAAGGCAATGCTGCAG ACTGACCAGATGAACGTGGAGCTGACTGCAGAGCGCAGCACCTCTCAGCGTGTCGAGGGGGCTCGTGCCCAGCTCGACCGTCAGAACAAGGAGCTGAAACTGAAGCTGCAGGAGCTCGAGGGAACAGTCAAGTCCAAGTACAAGGCCAACATGGCTGCCCTCGAGGCAAAGATTGCTCAGCTGGAGGAACAGCTGGATATAGAGACCAG GGAGAGGCAGACTGCCACCAAACTTGTGAGACGCAGCGAGAAGAAACTAAAGGAAGTAATCCTGCAGGTGGACGACGAGAGGCGCAACACGGAGCAGTACAAGGACCAG GTCGACAAGCTGAACTCTCGTATGAAGCAGCTCAAGCGTCAGctggaggaggctgaggaggagGCTCAGAGAGCCAACGCCAGCCGAAGAAAACTTCAGAGGGAGCTGGAGGACGCCACAGAGTCTGCTGATGCCATGAACCGTGAAGTCAACAGCCTCAAGAGCAAGCTCAG gCGTGGTGACCTCCCCTTCACCACACGCCGCACCATTCCTCGCAGCAGTGGCGGCGGCGGTGATAGTGAGGAGGAAAGCGAGGTGAAGAGCGAGACCCCCGAGCCCAAGCCTGAATGA